The Candidatus Kryptobacter tengchongensis genome contains a region encoding:
- a CDS encoding L-lactate dehydrogenase complex protein LldF: protein MLNYTPSKFKENALKALANENLRKNLTKAISHTLSKRAEVVSELPNWEELRQKAHDIKKHAIENLAYYLEMFETKATENGIKVLWAKDADEARTYVVEIAKKINAKLCVKSKSMVTEEIGLREFLEANGIETIETDLGEFIVQLADEMPSHITAPAMHKSRDEIGKLFTDKLGVDFTNEPEELTKIARKFLRKKFLNADLGISGANFLVAETGSIVIVENEGNAGLSTTLPKVHIAIAGIEKIIPRLIDLTVFFKILGRSATAQRFTSYVSIINAPRKNKLDSPEEVYVILLDNGRSDLLRYEKLKQALYCIKCGACMLACPVYQRVGGHPYGSIYPGPIGSVITPAQLKLNNSYILPFASSLCGKCYEICPVKIEIHHLLLWLRHRAVESGFSPWIEKLIFKLWFIGMRSHKLYEFGSKLLRYIRKLGIKPKFKNWSNGRVFPELAPKSFKEIWKNQESI from the coding sequence ATGTTAAATTATACGCCTTCAAAATTCAAAGAGAATGCATTAAAAGCCCTTGCAAACGAAAATTTGAGAAAAAATCTAACCAAGGCAATTTCACATACGCTTTCAAAAAGGGCTGAAGTTGTTTCAGAACTACCCAATTGGGAAGAACTGCGACAGAAAGCTCATGATATAAAAAAACACGCAATTGAAAACCTCGCTTATTATCTTGAAATGTTTGAAACTAAAGCAACTGAAAACGGGATTAAGGTTCTATGGGCTAAAGATGCAGATGAAGCGAGGACTTATGTCGTTGAGATAGCTAAAAAAATAAATGCAAAGTTATGCGTTAAATCAAAATCAATGGTAACAGAAGAGATAGGATTAAGAGAATTTCTTGAAGCAAACGGGATTGAAACGATTGAAACAGACCTTGGGGAGTTTATAGTTCAGCTTGCTGATGAAATGCCTTCGCATATAACAGCACCAGCGATGCACAAATCAAGGGATGAAATAGGTAAACTTTTTACAGATAAGCTTGGGGTTGATTTCACAAATGAGCCAGAGGAATTAACAAAAATTGCAAGGAAATTTTTAAGGAAAAAGTTTTTAAACGCCGATCTTGGTATATCAGGAGCAAATTTCCTCGTTGCTGAAACAGGTTCAATTGTAATAGTTGAAAACGAAGGGAACGCGGGCTTAAGCACAACACTCCCAAAAGTTCATATCGCAATTGCTGGGATAGAGAAGATAATCCCAAGGCTTATTGATTTGACAGTTTTCTTCAAAATTCTTGGAAGAAGTGCAACCGCTCAGAGATTCACAAGTTATGTCTCAATTATAAATGCACCCAGAAAAAATAAACTTGATTCACCTGAGGAAGTTTATGTTATATTGCTTGACAACGGTAGAAGTGATTTATTGAGGTATGAGAAACTAAAACAGGCGCTTTATTGCATTAAATGTGGCGCTTGCATGCTTGCTTGCCCAGTTTATCAAAGAGTTGGAGGTCATCCTTATGGTTCAATATATCCTGGTCCGATTGGCTCAGTGATAACACCAGCGCAACTTAAACTTAACAATTCATACATTTTACCATTTGCTTCGTCATTATGTGGCAAATGTTATGAGATTTGCCCAGTTAAGATAGAAATTCATCACCTTTTGCTTTGGCTCAGGCATAGAGCGGTTGAATCGGGTTTTTCACCGTGGATTGAAAAACTTATCTTTAAGCTTTGGTTTATCGGAATGAGAAGTCATAAACTTTATGAATTTGGCTCAAAACTTTTAAGATATATACGCAAGCTCGGGATAAAGCCCAAATTTAAAAATTGGTCAAATGGAAGAGTTTTTCCAGAACTTGCACCAAAATCATTTAAGGAAATATGGAAAAATCAAGAGAGCATATAA
- a CDS encoding L-lactate dehydrogenase complex protein LldE, producing MKIGLFIPCYIDQFYPEVGLAVVKILKKFGIKFDYPIEQTCCGQPAFNTGYRKEAKVLAEKFLKIFSKFDHIVSPSGSCVSMIRIFYPELIDKDDIAIITKKFFELTEFLVNIMNIDSTGAEFDYTVTYHDSCHALRELGLKTEPKILLKNVKKLKLIEMVNSEDCCGFGGTFSVKFPEISVDMTKHKVNYILNSGADFVTSTDQSCLMQIDGYAKKHGINIKTIHIAQILANF from the coding sequence ATGAAGATTGGACTGTTCATCCCATGCTACATTGATCAGTTTTATCCTGAAGTTGGTCTCGCAGTGGTCAAAATTTTAAAGAAATTTGGGATAAAATTTGATTATCCAATTGAGCAAACCTGCTGTGGACAACCCGCCTTTAATACGGGATACCGAAAAGAAGCAAAAGTCCTCGCTGAAAAATTTCTCAAGATTTTTTCAAAGTTTGACCACATCGTTTCACCATCTGGTTCCTGTGTAAGTATGATCCGAATTTTTTATCCTGAACTTATAGACAAGGATGATATTGCAATCATAACAAAAAAATTTTTTGAATTAACAGAATTCCTTGTAAATATAATGAACATTGATTCAACAGGAGCTGAGTTTGATTACACGGTAACATATCACGATTCATGCCATGCTTTGAGAGAGCTTGGGCTAAAAACCGAACCAAAAATCCTCTTAAAAAATGTTAAAAAATTAAAACTTATTGAAATGGTAAACTCAGAAGACTGTTGCGGATTCGGGGGAACTTTCTCGGTGAAATTTCCAGAGATTTCGGTTGATATGACAAAGCATAAGGTTAATTACATTCTAAATTCTGGAGCAGATTTTGTAACATCAACAGATCAAAGCTGTTTGATGCAAATTGATGGCTATGCAAAAAAACACGGGATCAATATAAAAACAATTCACATTGCACAAATTCTGGCAAATTTTTAA
- a CDS encoding transcriptional regulator, ArsR family: MELKKLKNSDFTEEAEILKILGHPIRLKIVCGLIEQSLCVNDIGDCLGEPQPKISQHLALLRAKGIVKAEREGVNIKYRVVHPLVIKIIKLVEREKLKE; encoded by the coding sequence ATGGAGCTTAAAAAGTTAAAAAACAGTGATTTCACCGAAGAGGCTGAAATTTTAAAGATTCTTGGGCACCCCATAAGATTGAAAATTGTATGTGGATTGATTGAGCAAAGTTTATGTGTAAATGATATAGGTGATTGTTTGGGGGAGCCACAGCCCAAAATTTCCCAACATCTTGCTCTTTTGAGAGCAAAGGGGATCGTAAAGGCAGAAAGAGAAGGGGTCAATATAAAATACAGGGTGGTTCATCCGCTTGTGATAAAAATTATCAAGTTAGTTGAACGGGAAAAATTAAAGGAGTGA
- a CDS encoding ArsR family transcriptional regulator: MLGEKINEFSQIAEILRILGNPTRLKIISELIDSDKTVSELWHLVGISQSLVSQHLAVLRRSGIIKSVRRGNTVYYSVANPLVVKILKLTKNKLKQMRD, from the coding sequence ATGCTCGGTGAAAAAATAAATGAGTTTTCACAGATAGCGGAGATATTAAGGATACTTGGAAACCCAACTCGTTTGAAAATAATCAGCGAATTGATTGATTCTGATAAAACAGTATCGGAGTTATGGCATCTTGTTGGAATTTCGCAATCGCTTGTTTCACAACACCTTGCTGTTTTAAGGCGAAGTGGGATAATAAAGAGTGTTCGCAGAGGAAATACCGTTTATTATTCGGTAGCAAATCCATTAGTGGTTAAAATTTTAAAATTAACTAAAAATAAACTCAAACAAATGAGGGATTAA
- a CDS encoding Glutaredoxin-like domain protein encodes MFLDADDREELRKRFEENLVNKVRVIHFTRELDCQYCRETKQLLTELSELSDKIQLEIYNFYTDTDKVEQFKIDKVPATVIASEDRDYGIRYFGIPSGYEFASFLLDIEMVSRGVSGLSQRSIEKIKEIDVPVHIQVFVTPTCPYCPSAVHLAHQLAMENDLITADMVEAIEFPDLAEKYMVMGVPKVVMNDVYYFEGALPERHYVDKVVEAARKTKETLKQQN; translated from the coding sequence ATGTTTCTTGATGCAGATGACAGAGAAGAATTGAGAAAAAGATTTGAGGAAAACCTCGTCAACAAGGTTCGTGTAATTCACTTTACACGAGAGCTTGATTGCCAGTATTGTAGGGAGACAAAGCAACTTTTAACTGAACTCTCCGAGCTGTCGGACAAGATACAACTTGAAATTTACAATTTTTATACCGATACGGATAAAGTTGAGCAGTTTAAAATAGACAAGGTTCCCGCAACGGTTATCGCAAGCGAGGATAGGGATTATGGAATAAGATACTTTGGTATACCATCGGGCTATGAATTTGCATCATTTCTTTTAGATATTGAAATGGTTTCAAGAGGTGTTTCTGGGTTGAGCCAAAGAAGCATTGAGAAGATAAAAGAAATTGATGTTCCGGTTCATATCCAGGTTTTTGTAACCCCGACCTGTCCATATTGCCCGAGCGCTGTTCATCTTGCACATCAACTTGCTATGGAAAATGATCTTATCACTGCCGATATGGTTGAGGCGATTGAATTTCCAGATCTTGCTGAAAAATATATGGTTATGGGGGTTCCGAAAGTTGTAATGAACGATGTTTATTACTTTGAAGGTGCATTGCCAGAAAGACATTATGTTGACAAAGTTGTTGAGGCTGCGAGAAAAACCAAAGAAACACTGAAACAACAAAATTAA
- a CDS encoding NADPH-dependent 2,4-dienoyl-CoA reductase, sulfur reductase has product MAERLVVIGGVAAGMSAASRARRLKPDMEIVVFEKSGFVSYGSCGLPYFVSDIIKSPENLVVYDAKFFKEKRNIDVFVHHEVLKIFPAKRSILVKNLENGREFEVNYDKLVIATGARAVKPNIKGIELKGIYTIRFLEDGIAIKNFIRENSPKKALIIGAGYIGMEMAESLVSLGLDVTIVEQMPNILGNMDDEINEIVEQELARNGVKLLKSVSVNEFSGEDGYVKRAVLSNGQVIDVDLVIVGAGIKPNSEIAREAGVELGRSGAIAVNQKMETNVHGIYSAGDCAEAFHLVLNRPVYIPLGTTANKQGKVAGENAAGGNAIFKGIVGTAVFKVFELEVARTGISEKQAKSEGFDYVSTVIEHGSRAHYYPGGSKIRVKLIADKKTGRLLGAEMVGRDGVAKRIDVFATALHARLTVDEIGHLDLSYAPPFAPVWDPILIAANDLEKKIKK; this is encoded by the coding sequence ATGGCAGAACGACTTGTTGTAATCGGTGGAGTTGCTGCGGGGATGAGCGCAGCAAGTAGGGCGAGGAGATTGAAACCTGATATGGAAATCGTTGTATTTGAAAAAAGCGGTTTCGTTTCCTACGGTTCTTGTGGTTTGCCTTACTTTGTCTCAGATATAATTAAATCTCCAGAAAATCTCGTTGTATATGACGCTAAATTTTTTAAAGAGAAAAGAAATATTGATGTTTTTGTCCATCATGAGGTTTTAAAAATTTTCCCTGCGAAAAGGTCTATTCTTGTTAAAAACCTTGAAAACGGGAGGGAATTTGAGGTTAATTATGATAAGCTTGTGATCGCAACTGGAGCTCGTGCTGTTAAGCCGAATATAAAGGGGATTGAATTAAAAGGTATTTACACAATTAGATTCCTTGAAGATGGGATTGCCATAAAAAACTTCATCAGAGAAAACTCGCCTAAAAAAGCCTTAATTATTGGTGCTGGCTATATTGGGATGGAGATGGCGGAATCTCTTGTTTCGCTTGGGTTGGATGTGACAATTGTTGAACAAATGCCGAATATACTTGGAAATATGGATGATGAAATAAATGAGATCGTTGAGCAAGAACTTGCCAGAAACGGTGTGAAGCTTTTAAAATCAGTATCTGTGAATGAATTTAGTGGTGAAGATGGGTATGTTAAAAGGGCCGTGTTAAGTAATGGGCAAGTTATTGATGTTGATCTTGTGATAGTTGGAGCTGGGATAAAGCCAAATTCTGAAATTGCCAGAGAAGCTGGAGTTGAGCTTGGAAGAAGCGGGGCAATCGCTGTGAACCAAAAGATGGAAACGAATGTTCATGGAATTTACTCGGCGGGTGATTGTGCTGAAGCATTTCATCTTGTTTTGAATCGCCCTGTTTATATCCCGCTTGGAACGACCGCAAATAAACAAGGGAAAGTCGCTGGAGAAAACGCCGCGGGTGGAAATGCAATTTTTAAAGGTATCGTTGGAACAGCTGTGTTTAAAGTTTTTGAGCTTGAGGTGGCAAGAACAGGAATATCTGAAAAACAGGCAAAATCTGAGGGATTTGATTATGTTTCAACGGTGATTGAACATGGTTCAAGGGCACACTATTATCCTGGTGGAAGTAAAATAAGAGTTAAACTTATCGCAGATAAAAAAACTGGGCGTTTGCTTGGTGCTGAGATGGTCGGAAGGGATGGTGTTGCTAAAAGAATAGATGTTTTCGCAACGGCTCTTCATGCAAGGTTAACCGTGGATGAAATTGGTCATCTTGATTTAAGTTATGCCCCACCATTTGCTCCTGTTTGGGATCCGATATTAATCGCTGCAAACGATCTTGAAAAGAAAATTAAAAAATGA
- a CDS encoding Glutaredoxin-like protein, YruB-family — protein MEQKQPKVIIFTTPTCPWCRAAKQYFMQKKIKFTEVDVTRDPRAAKDLIRLTGQTGVPVILINNRPVVGFDRAKIDHLLGLK, from the coding sequence ATGGAACAAAAGCAACCTAAAGTTATAATTTTCACAACACCAACTTGTCCCTGGTGTAGAGCAGCAAAGCAATATTTCATGCAGAAGAAAATTAAATTTACCGAAGTTGATGTCACGCGAGATCCAAGAGCAGCTAAGGATTTGATTCGTTTAACGGGGCAAACCGGTGTTCCGGTTATTTTAATAAATAATCGTCCTGTTGTTGGGTTTGACAGGGCAAAAATTGATCATTTACTCGGTTTAAAATAA
- a CDS encoding chaperonin GroES, giving the protein MKIKPLDDRVLVEPLEEVESRTSSGIIIPDTAKEKPRIGIVIAVGTDEDLQSKIKEGDKILFAKYGGEEIEMNGKEYRIISRSDILAVIED; this is encoded by the coding sequence ATGAAGATAAAACCACTTGATGACAGGGTTCTTGTTGAACCACTTGAAGAAGTTGAATCAAGAACAAGCTCTGGAATTATAATTCCAGACACCGCAAAGGAGAAACCGAGAATCGGGATCGTGATTGCGGTGGGAACAGATGAAGATCTGCAATCAAAAATTAAAGAAGGTGATAAAATTTTGTTTGCAAAGTATGGAGGCGAAGAAATTGAGATGAATGGAAAAGAGTACAGGATAATCTCAAGAAGCGATATCCTTGCGGTAATTGAAGATTGA
- a CDS encoding zinc and cadmium transporter, which yields MFIEIILANIVVSLISFVGIIFISVREKIFEKVIFWLVSFASGAFIGIAFLRMIPNSIEKNPGAVYTVVLGIFIFFLLEKFFYWRHCHEGKCEFHSFGYLNLVGDSLHNFIDGMVIAASFVTDIKLGLLTTLAIIIHEVPQELGDFGVLIYSGFSKKKALVLNFLTALFAVFGGIVGYLFSEKVALVRYNFIPFAAGGFIYISLVDLVPELHKKFSLSESVLQLFFILLGILIFVIL from the coding sequence ATGTTTATAGAAATAATTTTAGCAAATATCGTTGTAAGTCTTATTTCATTTGTTGGTATAATTTTCATCAGCGTAAGGGAAAAAATTTTTGAAAAGGTTATATTTTGGCTTGTTTCTTTTGCATCCGGAGCTTTTATCGGGATTGCCTTTTTGCGTATGATCCCTAATTCAATTGAAAAAAATCCCGGGGCGGTTTACACCGTTGTCCTCGGGATTTTTATTTTCTTTTTGCTTGAAAAGTTCTTTTATTGGAGACACTGTCATGAGGGAAAATGTGAATTTCATTCATTTGGATATTTGAACCTGGTTGGGGATAGTTTGCATAATTTCATTGATGGAATGGTTATAGCTGCGAGCTTCGTTACCGATATAAAACTTGGATTGCTCACAACTCTTGCCATCATAATCCATGAAGTACCTCAAGAGCTCGGAGATTTCGGTGTTTTAATCTATAGTGGATTTAGTAAAAAGAAGGCGCTTGTATTGAACTTCTTAACAGCTTTATTTGCGGTGTTTGGTGGAATAGTTGGCTATCTTTTTTCTGAGAAAGTTGCACTGGTAAGATATAACTTCATTCCGTTTGCAGCTGGTGGATTTATATATATTTCACTTGTTGATCTTGTTCCAGAGCTACATAAAAAATTTTCGTTGTCCGAATCCGTTTTACAGCTTTTTTTCATCTTGCTTGGGATTTTGATTTTTGTAATTCTTTAG
- a CDS encoding Predicted Fe-Mo cluster-binding protein, NifX family, which yields MKISVPTDDGEYVSEVFGHARYFWVMDIDNHGVELRNNIEAHASHESQHFSHGYGRHKRAEIVAKILKDVEIIITSHIGKPMIDKMLSEEKVIYIAPKKAKISDVLDLYFKGQLKKIKREI from the coding sequence ATGAAAATTTCAGTCCCAACAGATGATGGTGAATATGTTTCTGAAGTCTTTGGGCATGCTCGCTACTTTTGGGTCATGGATATAGATAATCATGGAGTTGAATTGAGAAACAACATTGAAGCACACGCTTCTCATGAATCTCAGCATTTTTCTCACGGTTATGGAAGGCATAAAAGAGCAGAGATAGTAGCCAAGATTTTAAAAGATGTTGAGATTATAATTACATCTCACATTGGGAAGCCGATGATTGATAAGATGCTTTCGGAAGAGAAAGTAATTTATATCGCTCCTAAGAAAGCCAAAATATCTGATGTTTTAGATTTATACTTTAAGGGACAACTTAAAAAAATAAAGCGGGAAATTTAG
- a CDS encoding sulfide:quinone oxidoreductase — MAKILILGGSFAGLTAAFDLKRKLKDKADVTVISKAKNFVFIPSLIWVPFGWRKPEDISLELKPILENKGINFVHAEATKIIPEKNQVETTAGIYNYDFLLIATGPDLNFSEVEGLGPHDGYTTSICTIDHALHAGEKWKEFVKNPGPIVIGATQKASCFGAAYEYVFNIEYAARKAGIRDKVSITFVTSEPFLANFGIGGVGNSQKMTEFFFKKLNIRGITNVAIEKISEDKIYLSNGEVLPYKYAMIIPPFLGVKAVRDSGLGNESGFIPVDDTYKHIDYDNIYAAGVAVAVKYPEPTPIPIGVPKTGYMSEVMARVAADNITSKVLGVNRAKKLPFADIAPLCVMDAGNMGVLFIASRIFKPRKYHILFPGPWSHWIKVWFEKYYLWKVKNGYSQLP, encoded by the coding sequence ATGGCGAAAATACTTATTCTTGGTGGCTCATTTGCTGGTCTTACAGCAGCTTTTGATTTAAAGAGAAAACTTAAGGATAAAGCAGATGTAACGGTTATTTCAAAGGCGAAAAATTTCGTCTTCATTCCTTCTCTGATCTGGGTCCCATTTGGCTGGAGGAAACCCGAAGATATTTCGCTTGAACTTAAACCAATCCTTGAGAATAAAGGGATAAATTTTGTTCATGCGGAGGCTACGAAAATTATCCCAGAGAAAAATCAGGTTGAAACAACCGCTGGGATATATAATTATGATTTTCTTTTGATCGCAACTGGACCTGATTTGAACTTTTCAGAAGTTGAAGGGCTTGGACCTCACGATGGGTATACAACATCAATTTGCACGATTGATCATGCGCTCCATGCTGGGGAGAAATGGAAAGAATTTGTAAAAAATCCAGGTCCAATTGTGATTGGAGCGACTCAGAAAGCGAGTTGCTTTGGTGCTGCATATGAGTATGTGTTTAACATTGAATATGCAGCAAGAAAAGCAGGTATAAGAGATAAAGTAAGCATTACTTTCGTGACATCTGAACCATTTCTTGCGAACTTTGGAATCGGTGGAGTTGGAAATTCACAAAAAATGACGGAATTTTTCTTTAAAAAACTTAACATCCGTGGCATTACGAATGTCGCAATTGAAAAGATAAGTGAGGACAAAATATATCTTTCAAATGGGGAGGTATTGCCGTATAAATATGCCATGATAATTCCCCCATTTCTTGGTGTGAAAGCCGTGCGGGACTCAGGACTTGGCAATGAATCTGGATTTATACCAGTTGATGATACCTACAAACATATAGATTACGATAACATCTATGCAGCTGGTGTAGCGGTTGCGGTGAAATATCCTGAGCCAACTCCTATTCCAATTGGTGTTCCAAAGACAGGTTATATGTCTGAGGTTATGGCGAGGGTTGCAGCAGATAATATCACTTCAAAAGTTCTTGGCGTAAATCGTGCTAAAAAGCTTCCATTTGCAGATATCGCCCCACTTTGTGTAATGGACGCTGGAAATATGGGAGTTCTATTTATTGCGAGTAGAATCTTTAAACCACGGAAATATCACATTCTTTTCCCGGGTCCATGGTCGCACTGGATTAAGGTTTGGTTTGAGAAATATTATCTTTGGAAGGTGAAAAACGGTTATTCTCAGTTGCCGTGA
- a CDS encoding Thioredoxin yields the protein MFIIYIAGAIIVFFILMNLSVVLRAKLKKGKSLSDLGGEIGKAIKNGEKVVLYFYSPTCSACKVQTPIIDKLMNSVDGKVKIFKIDVSRDINVALKLGVMGTPSTVIIENARIKEFFVGVKSENKLRKFL from the coding sequence ATGTTCATAATTTACATCGCGGGTGCTATAATTGTATTTTTTATTTTGATGAACTTAAGCGTTGTTTTGAGAGCAAAATTGAAAAAAGGTAAATCTCTGTCCGATCTTGGTGGAGAAATTGGGAAAGCTATTAAGAATGGTGAAAAAGTTGTGCTTTATTTTTACAGTCCCACTTGCTCCGCATGTAAAGTTCAAACCCCGATAATTGATAAACTTATGAATTCTGTAGATGGCAAGGTAAAAATTTTTAAGATTGATGTCAGCAGAGATATAAATGTTGCTTTGAAACTTGGCGTAATGGGAACACCTTCAACTGTGATAATTGAGAACGCAAGAATTAAAGAGTTTTTCGTCGGTGTTAAATCAGAAAATAAATTAAGAAAATTCCTATGA
- a CDS encoding Uncharacterized conserved protein, DUF302 family — protein sequence MKYGISKVVDLSYEEAVNKVTEELKKEGFGVLTTIDVKETLKKKLNVDFDKYIILGACNPPYAYKALQAEYELGLILPCNVIVYEKDGKVTVSAFDPVVMSQMIDNPKLKEIAVEVREKLERVIQNV from the coding sequence ATGAAATACGGAATTTCAAAGGTCGTTGATCTCTCTTATGAAGAAGCGGTTAACAAAGTTACTGAAGAGCTCAAAAAAGAAGGATTTGGAGTTCTAACAACGATAGATGTTAAAGAGACATTGAAAAAGAAACTTAATGTTGATTTTGATAAATATATCATTCTTGGCGCTTGTAATCCGCCATATGCTTATAAAGCTTTACAGGCTGAATATGAGCTTGGATTAATACTTCCATGCAATGTGATTGTTTATGAAAAAGATGGGAAAGTTACTGTATCTGCATTTGACCCAGTGGTGATGTCGCAAATGATTGATAATCCAAAGTTAAAAGAAATTGCAGTGGAGGTTCGTGAAAAACTTGAAAGAGTTATCCAGAATGTTTAA
- a CDS encoding cytochrome c biogenesis protein CcmG, thiol:disulfide interchange protein DsbE, with protein sequence MPRKEQKKKSNYLPIIGLLLLILAVGYLGYTSKRANELKDENYSTITPAFATMPSDVKPAPDFDLPDVNGKRVKLSNFKGKVIILDFWATWCPPCRAEIPGFIELYKKYKDKGVEIIGISLDEGGVKDVLPFMKEFGINYTILIGNYKVTQDYGGIRGIPTTFVIDKKGNIRAKYVGYRPKEVFERDIIMLLNEK encoded by the coding sequence ATGCCAAGGAAAGAACAGAAAAAGAAATCAAATTACCTGCCTATAATTGGGCTTTTGCTTTTAATTTTAGCTGTTGGTTATCTTGGTTATACTTCAAAAAGAGCTAATGAATTGAAGGACGAAAATTATTCAACGATTACACCGGCTTTTGCGACCATGCCTTCGGATGTGAAACCTGCTCCTGATTTTGATCTTCCAGATGTGAATGGGAAAAGAGTGAAACTATCTAATTTTAAGGGTAAGGTTATAATTCTTGATTTTTGGGCTACATGGTGTCCGCCGTGTAGAGCTGAAATACCTGGGTTTATTGAACTTTACAAAAAGTATAAAGATAAAGGAGTTGAGATAATCGGAATTTCGCTTGATGAGGGCGGAGTTAAAGATGTTTTGCCATTTATGAAAGAGTTCGGGATTAATTATACAATTTTAATTGGGAATTATAAAGTCACGCAAGATTACGGTGGGATTCGTGGGATACCGACTACATTTGTGATTGATAAAAAGGGTAATATAAGGGCAAAGTATGTGGGTTATCGTCCAAAGGAAGTTTTTGAAAGAGATATAATTATGCTCTTAAATGAGAAATGA
- a CDS encoding putative redox protein, whose protein sequence is MPKVEVKFVDGMTFIGKGESNHWVVMDGAETVGGSDAGTRPMELVLIALGGCTGMDVVSILRKKRVKFDKFEMKISGERAEEHPKVYTKIDIEYIIYGKEINPKDVEHAIELSQSKYCSVSAMLKKSGAQVNYSYKIIQPETEVVKGE, encoded by the coding sequence ATGCCGAAGGTTGAAGTTAAATTTGTAGATGGAATGACCTTCATTGGGAAGGGGGAATCAAATCATTGGGTTGTGATGGATGGTGCAGAAACAGTTGGTGGAAGCGACGCCGGGACAAGACCAATGGAACTTGTTTTAATTGCCCTTGGTGGTTGCACTGGAATGGATGTTGTGAGCATTTTGAGGAAGAAAAGGGTTAAATTTGATAAATTTGAGATGAAAATCAGCGGGGAAAGGGCAGAAGAACATCCTAAAGTTTATACAAAAATTGACATTGAATACATAATCTATGGCAAAGAAATAAATCCAAAAGATGTTGAACATGCAATTGAGCTTTCACAATCTAAATACTGCTCTGTTTCCGCGATGCTTAAAAAATCAGGAGCGCAGGTAAATTATTCTTACAAAATAATTCAGCCTGAAACGGAGGTGGTAAAGGGTGAATAA
- a CDS encoding Methyltransferase domain-containing protein produces MHKFNPENAHRLHNDERRKILPPEEILIECGLKKGMTMADVGCGSGYFTIPASKIVGNSGKVYAIDVQEEMLNRLKQNNLPDNVIVLLAENDYKFPITDEISDFTLLAFVVHENRDIERFLNEVKRITKDKGKVVILEWKKQFEEAGPPYEERISQVDLVKILDKLDFSIVEQGDINQSHYKIICLKK; encoded by the coding sequence ATGCATAAGTTCAACCCAGAAAATGCACACCGACTTCACAATGACGAAAGGAGGAAAATTCTTCCACCGGAAGAAATTTTGATTGAGTGCGGATTAAAAAAAGGGATGACGATGGCTGATGTTGGCTGTGGAAGTGGTTATTTTACAATCCCAGCGTCAAAAATTGTCGGCAATTCTGGAAAAGTCTATGCGATTGATGTTCAAGAGGAGATGTTAAATAGATTAAAACAGAACAATTTACCTGACAATGTGATTGTATTGCTTGCGGAGAATGATTATAAATTTCCGATCACGGATGAAATAAGCGATTTTACACTTCTTGCGTTTGTTGTGCACGAAAATAGGGATATTGAGAGGTTTTTAAACGAGGTCAAAAGAATAACGAAAGATAAAGGGAAGGTTGTTATTCTTGAGTGGAAGAAGCAGTTTGAGGAAGCGGGACCGCCGTATGAAGAAAGGATATCACAAGTGGATCTTGTTAAGATCCTTGATAAACTTGATTTTTCAATTGTTGAGCAGGGTGATATTAATCAATCACATTATAAAATAATTTGCCTTAAAAAGTGA